A window of Zingiber officinale cultivar Zhangliang chromosome 5A, Zo_v1.1, whole genome shotgun sequence contains these coding sequences:
- the LOC121983380 gene encoding 4-coumarate--CoA ligase-like 5 — protein MAAEDCQRSGFCADSGVFRSLHRLSPRHLPSSDFPLDAASFVLSLLPPADRLAFLDLASGQGLSFSDLRRSVLSLAAALSLGLGIRPGDVVLLLAPNSVLYPVIALAVLAAGAVLCPANPLCTTADVVRQVRDSGASIAIAAPEEAHKTAAAGLPTLLTRRPSPPDATYEALPSAEEMMEWGDPMAATPSGRRQSDPAAVLYSSGTTGSPKGAVLTHGNLIAAVSLLRWASEASGSDGDVYLAFIPMSHVYGLVFFALGLPTTGARVVVMPRFELAAAMEAVARHGVTNIPAVPPVVTAMAKSPQNWDLSGLRRIGTGASAMPPASARGFRRRYPWVELREGYGLTETCGAATFAAAASTRPEGRGVGQLLPGFEARVVAPATGKAEGPGGVGELWLRGATVMWGYLGNDVATAEEVADGGWLRTGDLVYFDEDGYLFIVDRIKELIKPNGYQVTPTELEALLATHPHILDAAVVPLEDEEAGQVPMAFVVRASDSRLTSEEVMQFVASQVAPYKKIRRVAFIGTVPRSPAGKILRKDLITLARQAVSPKL, from the exons ATGGCGGCGGAGGACTGTCAGAGGAGCGGCTTCTGCGCCGATTCCGGCGTCTTTCGTTCTCTTCATCGCCTCTCCCCTCGCCATCTCCCGTCCTCCGATTTCCCCCTCGACGCTGCCTCCTTCGTGCTCTCGCTACTCCCGCCTGCCGACCGACTCGCTTTCCTCGACTTGGCTTCCGGCCAGGGCCTCTCCTTCTCCGATCTACGTCGCTCTGTTCTCTCCCTTGCTGCTGCACTCAGCCTTGGCCTCGGCATCCGCCCCGGCGATGTCGTGCTCCTCCTCGCTCCGAATTCTGTTCTTTACCCTGTTATTGCCCTCGCCGTGCTCGCAGCCGGCGCCGTACTCTGCCCCGCCAATCCACTTTGTACCACCGCCGACGTTGTCCGCCAGGTCCGTGACTCCGGCGCCTCCATCGCCATCGCTGCACCCGAGGAGGCCCACAAGACCGCTGCCGCCGGGCTCCCCACCCTCCTCACCCGCCGACCGTCCCCGCCCGACGCCACCTATGAAGCGCTTCCGTCGGCCGAGGAGATGATGGAGTGGGGCGACCCCATGGCGGCGACGCCGTCGGGACGGCGGCAATCCGATCCCGCTGCGGTGCTGTACTCATCGGGGACGACGGGGTCGCCCAAGGGAGCGGTGCTTACCCACGGGAACCTCATCGCGGCGGTGTCGTTGCTCCGGTGGGCGTCGGAGGCGAGCGGCTCCGACGGCGACGTCTACCTCGCCTTCATCCCCATGAGCCACGTGTACGGCCTGGTCTTCTTCGCGCTGGGCCTGCCCACGACGGGCGCGAGAGTAGTAGTGATGCCGCGGTTCGAGCTCGCGGCGGCTATGGAAGCGGTGGCGCGTCACGGGGTGACCAACATACCGGCGGTGCCGCCGGTGGTGACAGCGATGGCAAAGTCCCCCCAAAATTGGGACTTGTCGGGGCTGAGACGCATCGGCACCGGGGCGTCGGCGATGCCTCCGGCCTCCGCGAGGGGGTTCCGGCGCCGGTACCCGTGGGTGGAGCTGAGGGAGGGGTACGGCCTGACGGAGACGTGCGGGGCGGCGACTTTCGCGGCAGCTGCATCGACTCGACCGGAAGGCAGGGGCGTGGGGCAGCTGCTGCCGGGATTCGAGGCTAGGGTGGTGGCGCCGGCGACAGGGAAGGCGGAGGGGCCAGGAGGGGTGGGGGAGCTATGGCTGAGGGGGGCCACGGTGATGTGGGGCTACCTGGGCAATGACGTGGCGACGGCGGAGGAGGTGGCGGACGGCGGGTGGCTCAGGACCGGCGACTTGGTCTACTTCGACGAGGACGGCTACTTGTTCATAGTCGACCGGATCAAAGAGCTCATCAAGCCCAACGGCTACCAG GTTACCCCAACAGAGTTGGAGGCTCTGCTTGCAACACACCCTCACATACTCGATGCCGCGGTCGTGCC GTTGGAGGACGAGGAGGCAGGGCAGGTGCCCATGGCTTTTGTGGTGAGAGCGAGTGATAGTCGACTGACAAGTGAGGAGGTGATGCAGTTTGTTGCTTCTCAG GTGGCACCCTATAAGAAGATCAGGAGAGTTGCCTTCATAGGCACCGTTCCGAGATCACCCGCCGGCAAAATTTTGAGGAAGGACCTCATAACTCTAGCTCGGCAAGCCGTGTCACCAAAGTTGTAG